In one Umezawaea sp. Da 62-37 genomic region, the following are encoded:
- a CDS encoding MlaD family protein, with protein MIPRRIKLQIGAFLVIALVGISYVGARYVGLGRLVGSSGYVVTMQLADSGGIFTNAEVAYRGVTIGRVGAMRLAADGIEVDLDIDPSAPGVPSDLEAVVANRSAVGEQFVDLRPKRDGGPFLAAGSVIPRAATKTPPPVDGLLTNLDAFAKSVPTDALRTVVDELDTAFNGTGGDLQVLLDNTRSFTQTATEHLPQTKALLQDGLTVLTTQAEQGSAIRSFSGDLRLLAEQLRKSDGDLRNLIRVSPRAAEQVSALLAESGPGLGVVFANLLTTSNILVSRLDGLEQIAVTYPIVVGGGFTVAPGDGTAHFGLALNVFDPVPCTVGYEGTRIRQGTDTTPAALNTQAYCALARGSATTVRGAQNAPYGGQPTTPQGNETTQPGQEQTGTAATPAPVLTSLGQLLGLPG; from the coding sequence GTGATCCCCCGCAGGATCAAGCTGCAGATCGGCGCGTTCCTGGTGATCGCGCTGGTCGGCATCAGCTACGTCGGCGCCCGCTACGTCGGCCTCGGCCGCTTGGTCGGCTCCTCCGGCTACGTCGTCACGATGCAGCTCGCCGACTCCGGCGGCATCTTCACCAACGCCGAGGTCGCCTACCGCGGGGTCACGATCGGCCGGGTCGGCGCGATGCGGCTGGCCGCCGACGGCATCGAGGTCGACCTGGACATCGACCCGAGCGCGCCGGGGGTGCCGTCCGACCTGGAGGCCGTGGTCGCGAACCGGTCCGCGGTCGGCGAGCAGTTCGTCGATCTGCGGCCCAAGCGCGACGGCGGGCCGTTCCTGGCCGCGGGCTCGGTCATCCCGCGCGCGGCCACGAAGACGCCGCCGCCGGTCGACGGCCTGCTGACCAACCTCGACGCGTTCGCCAAGTCCGTGCCGACCGACGCGCTGCGCACCGTCGTGGACGAGTTGGACACCGCGTTCAACGGCACCGGCGGTGACCTCCAGGTGCTGCTGGACAACACCCGGTCGTTCACGCAGACCGCGACCGAGCACCTCCCGCAGACCAAGGCGCTGCTCCAGGACGGGCTGACCGTGCTGACCACCCAGGCCGAGCAGGGCAGCGCGATCCGGTCGTTCAGCGGCGACCTGCGGCTGCTCGCCGAGCAGCTCCGGAAGTCCGACGGCGACCTGCGGAACCTGATCAGGGTGAGCCCGCGGGCGGCCGAGCAGGTGTCCGCGCTGCTGGCGGAGAGCGGCCCCGGCCTCGGCGTGGTGTTCGCGAACCTGCTGACCACGTCGAACATCCTGGTCAGCAGGCTGGATGGGCTGGAGCAGATCGCGGTGACCTACCCGATCGTCGTCGGCGGCGGCTTCACCGTGGCGCCCGGCGACGGCACCGCGCACTTCGGCCTCGCGCTCAACGTGTTCGACCCGGTGCCGTGCACGGTCGGCTACGAGGGCACGCGGATCAGGCAGGGCACCGACACCACGCCCGCCGCGCTGAACACGCAGGCGTACTGCGCGCTGGCACGGGGGAGCGCGACCACCGTGCGCGGCGCCCAGAACGCCCCGTACGGTGGCCAGCCGACCACGCCCCAGGGCAACGAGACCACGCAGCCGGGGCAGGAGCAGACCGGGACCGCGGCCACCCCCGCGCCCGTGCTGACCAGCCTCGGCCAGTTGCTCGGCTTGCCGGGCTAG
- a CDS encoding ABC transporter ATP-binding protein, which yields MGVEVVVEGLTKSFGKQTIWRDVTLSIPPGEVSVMLGPSGTGKSVFLKSLVGLLKPEQGKIVINGTDLVRCSESKLYEIRKMFGVLFQDGALFGSMNLFDNVAFPLREHTRKTEAEVRRIVLEKMEMVGLVGAEKKLPGEISGGMRKRAGLARALVLDPEIILCDEPDSGLDPVRTAYLSQLLIDLNAQIDATILIVTHNITVARTVPDNLGMLFRRELVMFGPREVLLTSGEPVVEQFLNGRRIGPIGMSEEKDQATMAAELAHRDAGHSDGSPDEDVRGVVPQIEPTPGLPARDAVRRRKDRVMSIIHTLPHEAQQGIIASLTPAEQSKYGVFAGVAARPPTPTPHPRTPDTEWQRRAGDL from the coding sequence ATGGGCGTCGAGGTGGTGGTCGAGGGCCTGACGAAGTCCTTCGGCAAGCAGACCATCTGGCGGGACGTCACGCTCAGCATCCCGCCGGGTGAGGTCAGCGTCATGCTCGGGCCGTCGGGCACCGGCAAGTCGGTGTTCCTGAAGTCCCTGGTCGGCCTGCTGAAGCCGGAACAGGGCAAGATCGTCATCAACGGCACGGACCTGGTCCGCTGCTCGGAGAGCAAGCTCTACGAGATCCGGAAGATGTTCGGCGTGCTGTTCCAGGACGGCGCCCTCTTCGGCTCGATGAACCTCTTCGACAACGTGGCGTTCCCGCTGCGCGAGCACACCCGCAAGACCGAGGCCGAGGTCCGGCGGATCGTGCTCGAGAAGATGGAGATGGTCGGCCTCGTCGGCGCGGAGAAGAAGCTCCCCGGCGAGATCTCCGGCGGTATGCGCAAGCGCGCCGGACTGGCCCGCGCGCTCGTGCTCGACCCCGAGATCATCCTGTGCGACGAGCCGGACTCCGGTCTGGACCCGGTCCGCACCGCGTACCTGTCCCAGCTGCTGATCGACCTCAACGCGCAGATCGACGCCACGATCCTGATCGTCACGCACAACATCACCGTCGCGCGCACGGTCCCGGACAACCTGGGCATGCTGTTCCGCCGCGAACTGGTCATGTTCGGCCCCCGCGAGGTGTTGCTGACCAGCGGCGAACCCGTGGTCGAGCAGTTCCTCAACGGCCGCCGCATCGGTCCGATCGGCATGTCGGAGGAGAAGGACCAGGCGACCATGGCGGCCGAGTTGGCGCACCGGGACGCGGGCCACTCCGACGGGTCGCCCGACGAGGACGTGCGCGGGGTCGTGCCGCAGATCGAGCCGACCCCCGGCCTGCCGGCGCGCGACGCGGTGCGCCGCCGCAAGGACCGGGTCATGAGCATCATACACACGCTCCCGCACGAGGCCCAGCAGGGCATCATCGCGAGCCTCACCCCCGCCGAGCAGAGCAAGTACGGCGTGTTCGCGGGCGTCGCGGCCCGCCCTCCGACCCCCACGCCCCACCCGCGCACCCCCGACACCGAGTGGCAGCGCCGGGCGGGTGACCTGTGA
- a CDS encoding ABC transporter permease, whose amino-acid sequence MAIDFRKAAGRPLQVLDGFGDQLWFYLRALAWTPRVLRRYLRETLRLLAEVSFGSGALAVIGGTIGVMVGLSVFTGTVVGLQGFTALNQIGTSAFAGFVSAYFNTREIAPLVAGLALSATVGSGFTAQLGAMRISEEIDALEVMGIPSMPFLVTTRIIAGFVAIVPLYVIGLLTSYLAARTITVQFYGQSAGTYDHYFNLFLPPIDVLWSFGKVLVFAVVIIMTHCYYGYRASGGPAGVGVAVGRAVRTAIVTTSLLDFFLSLAIWGTTTTVRIAG is encoded by the coding sequence GTGGCCATCGACTTCCGTAAAGCCGCCGGGCGTCCGCTCCAGGTGCTGGACGGCTTCGGCGACCAGCTCTGGTTCTACCTCCGCGCACTGGCCTGGACGCCACGCGTGCTGCGCCGCTACCTGCGCGAGACGCTGCGGCTGCTGGCCGAGGTCAGCTTCGGCAGCGGCGCGCTGGCCGTCATCGGCGGCACGATCGGCGTGATGGTCGGCCTGTCGGTGTTCACCGGCACGGTCGTCGGCCTCCAGGGCTTCACGGCCCTGAACCAGATCGGCACGTCGGCGTTCGCGGGCTTCGTGAGCGCGTACTTCAACACCCGCGAGATCGCCCCGCTGGTCGCGGGCCTCGCGCTGTCGGCCACGGTCGGCTCCGGCTTCACCGCGCAGCTCGGCGCGATGCGGATCTCCGAGGAGATCGACGCCCTGGAGGTCATGGGCATCCCGTCGATGCCGTTCCTGGTCACGACCCGGATCATCGCGGGCTTCGTCGCGATCGTCCCGCTGTACGTGATCGGCCTGCTGACCAGCTACCTGGCCGCGCGGACGATCACCGTGCAGTTCTACGGCCAGTCCGCGGGCACCTACGACCACTACTTCAACCTGTTCCTACCGCCGATCGACGTGCTCTGGTCGTTCGGCAAGGTGCTGGTCTTCGCGGTCGTGATCATCATGACCCACTGCTACTACGGCTACCGCGCCAGCGGCGGCCCGGCGGGGGTCGGCGTGGCCGTCGGCCGCGCGGTGCGCACCGCTATCGTCACCACGAGCCTGCTCGACTTCTTCCTGAGCCTGGCGATCTGGGGCACCACGACGACGGTGAGGATCGCGGGCTGA
- the rplJ gene encoding 50S ribosomal protein L10: MAKPSKVSAVAEITEQFRGSSAAVITEYRGLSMAQLTTLRRALGTGATYTVSKNTLVKRAAQDAGVEGIEALLIGPTAIAFIAGEPVDAAKTLRDFAKDNKALVIKGGYMDGRSLSVDEVTRIADLDSREVLLAKLAGAMKGNLSKAAALFAAPASQVARLAQALADKRAAEGSSDAAPVADAAEPAES, from the coding sequence ATGGCGAAGCCCAGCAAGGTGTCGGCCGTCGCCGAGATCACGGAGCAGTTCCGTGGCAGCTCGGCAGCAGTCATCACCGAGTACCGCGGCCTCTCCATGGCGCAGCTCACCACGCTGCGTCGCGCTCTCGGCACGGGCGCCACGTACACCGTCTCGAAGAACACGCTGGTCAAGCGTGCCGCTCAGGACGCCGGCGTCGAGGGCATCGAAGCCCTCCTCATCGGCCCGACCGCCATCGCCTTCATCGCTGGCGAGCCGGTCGACGCGGCCAAGACCCTGCGCGACTTCGCGAAGGACAACAAGGCCCTGGTCATCAAGGGCGGCTACATGGATGGCCGCTCCCTCTCGGTGGACGAGGTCACCCGCATCGCGGACCTCGACTCCCGTGAGGTGCTGCTCGCCAAGCTGGCGGGCGCGATGAAGGGCAACCTGTCGAAGGCCGCGGCGCTGTTCGCAGCCCCCGCTTCCCAGGTCGCTCGACTTGCCCAGGCGCTTGCGGACAAGCGCGCCGCGGAGGGGTCTTCGGACGCCGCCCCGGTCGCGGACGCCGCAGAGCCCGCCGAGAGCTGA
- a CDS encoding MCE family protein encodes MRGLAAPLIKLIVFAVVTILATALLAVTIANVSLKSATGYTARFTDVTALNEGDDVRISGVRVGQVEDIRVVDRRLAEVEFSIDGDRELPASVSATIKYRNLVGQRYIALEHGVGDADAVLAEGGVIPLERTKPALDLTVLFNGFKPLFQALNPEDVNKLSYEIIQVLQGEGGTIDSLLRHTASLTSALAAKDQVIGEVIDNLNSVLDTVNSRGEQLSTLVTTVQGLVSGLAQDREPIGDAITALGDLTGTTAGLLDQARQPLKDDIASLGLVSKTLADNESVVEGAIQRMPGKLETITRTATYGSWFNFFLCEGTGQIAVPPVITNPIPITALPVTQPRCRR; translated from the coding sequence GTGAGGGGACTCGCCGCTCCGCTGATCAAGCTGATCGTCTTCGCGGTCGTCACGATCCTGGCGACCGCGCTGCTCGCCGTCACCATCGCCAACGTGAGCCTCAAGAGCGCCACCGGCTACACCGCGCGGTTCACCGACGTGACGGCGCTGAACGAGGGCGACGACGTGCGCATCTCGGGCGTCCGGGTCGGCCAGGTCGAGGACATCCGGGTCGTCGACCGGAGGCTGGCCGAGGTCGAGTTCAGCATCGACGGCGATCGGGAGCTGCCCGCGTCGGTCAGCGCGACGATCAAGTACCGCAACCTCGTCGGCCAGCGGTACATCGCGCTGGAGCACGGCGTCGGCGACGCGGACGCGGTGCTCGCCGAGGGCGGCGTGATCCCGTTGGAGCGGACCAAGCCCGCGCTCGACCTGACCGTCCTGTTCAACGGGTTCAAGCCGCTGTTCCAGGCGTTGAACCCGGAGGACGTGAACAAGCTGTCCTACGAGATCATCCAGGTTCTCCAGGGCGAGGGCGGCACGATCGACAGCCTGCTGCGGCACACCGCGTCGCTCACCTCGGCGCTGGCGGCCAAGGACCAGGTCATCGGCGAGGTGATCGACAACCTCAACTCGGTGCTGGACACCGTGAACTCCCGCGGCGAGCAGCTGTCGACGCTCGTCACCACCGTGCAGGGGCTGGTGTCCGGGCTCGCGCAGGACCGCGAGCCGATCGGCGACGCGATCACCGCGCTGGGCGACCTGACCGGCACCACCGCCGGGCTGCTCGACCAGGCGCGCCAGCCGTTGAAGGACGACATCGCCTCGCTCGGCCTGGTGTCGAAGACCCTGGCGGACAACGAGTCCGTCGTCGAGGGCGCCATCCAGCGGATGCCGGGCAAGCTGGAGACGATCACCCGCACCGCGACCTACGGGTCGTGGTTCAACTTCTTCCTCTGCGAGGGCACCGGCCAGATCGCCGTGCCGCCGGTCATCACGAACCCGATCCCGATCACCGCACTGCCCGTGACGCAGCCGAGGTGCCGACGATGA
- a CDS encoding MCE family protein: MIRQRLLGVAFLTVIVTFLALSVALYNNAFTRVVTVTLKTDHVGNQLMTSSDVKVRGLLVGEVRAIRSTGDGAELELALQPDKVDLIPEDVSARLLPKTLFGERYVNLVLPADNTGAGAHLTDGSVIKQDRSSAAIELEQVLDDLMPVLQAVQPEKLATTLTAVSQALENRGKPLGETLVRLDSYLGELNPQLPALKEGISRLADVSDVYADAAPDLVQALTDATATSKTIVEQRENLLELYGTLTTTSRDLTGFLSVNKNNLIQLADTGRPTLELLAKYAPEYPCLLKGLTEFAPVINQAFGVGTDEPGLHITMEITANRGKYLPNQDEPVYGDKRGPRCYDVEPRPNPFPQYPPEGPLVDGSKPPPAARSANDGILPPAGGAGTTSPSAVSAESIANSPEEQRMLAVLLGNEVGVPSDQMPSFTSLLLGPLYRGTEVTVE; this comes from the coding sequence ATGATCAGGCAACGGCTCCTCGGCGTCGCGTTCCTCACCGTCATCGTGACCTTCCTGGCCCTGAGCGTGGCGCTCTACAACAACGCGTTCACCAGGGTCGTGACCGTCACGCTGAAGACCGACCACGTCGGCAACCAGCTGATGACCTCCTCGGACGTGAAGGTGCGCGGCCTGCTCGTCGGCGAGGTGCGGGCGATCCGCAGCACCGGTGACGGCGCGGAGCTGGAACTGGCGCTGCAACCGGACAAGGTCGACCTGATCCCGGAGGACGTGTCCGCGCGGCTGCTGCCGAAGACGCTGTTCGGCGAGCGGTACGTGAACCTGGTGCTGCCCGCGGACAACACGGGCGCGGGCGCCCACCTGACGGACGGCTCGGTCATCAAGCAGGACCGCTCCAGCGCCGCCATCGAGCTGGAGCAGGTGCTCGACGACCTGATGCCGGTGCTCCAGGCCGTGCAGCCGGAGAAGCTCGCGACGACGTTAACCGCGGTGTCGCAGGCGCTGGAGAACCGGGGCAAGCCGCTGGGGGAGACCCTGGTGCGGCTGGACTCCTACCTCGGTGAGCTGAACCCGCAGCTGCCCGCGCTCAAGGAGGGCATCAGCAGGCTCGCCGACGTGAGCGACGTCTACGCCGACGCCGCGCCGGACCTGGTGCAGGCGCTGACCGACGCCACGGCCACGAGCAAGACCATCGTCGAGCAGCGCGAGAACCTGCTGGAGCTGTACGGCACGCTGACCACGACCTCGCGCGACCTGACCGGTTTCCTGTCGGTGAACAAGAACAACCTGATCCAGCTCGCCGACACCGGCAGGCCGACGCTGGAGCTGCTCGCCAAGTACGCGCCCGAGTACCCGTGCCTGCTCAAGGGGCTCACCGAGTTCGCGCCGGTGATCAACCAGGCGTTCGGCGTCGGCACGGACGAGCCCGGTCTGCACATCACCATGGAGATCACCGCGAACCGCGGCAAGTACCTGCCCAACCAGGACGAGCCGGTGTACGGGGACAAGCGCGGGCCGCGCTGCTACGACGTCGAGCCGCGGCCGAACCCGTTCCCGCAGTACCCGCCGGAGGGTCCGCTGGTGGACGGGTCGAAGCCGCCGCCCGCCGCCCGCAGCGCGAACGACGGGATCCTGCCGCCTGCGGGCGGCGCCGGGACGACCAGCCCGTCGGCCGTCTCGGCGGAGAGCATCGCGAACTCCCCCGAGGAGCAGCGGATGCTCGCCGTGCTGCTGGGCAACGAGGTCGGGGTGCCCAGTGACCAGATGCCGAGCTTCACCAGCCTGCTGCTCGGCCCGCTCTACCGCGGGACGGAGGTGACGGTGGAGTGA
- a CDS encoding ABC transporter permease yields the protein MSAPVSFPGAGALRETGKLFSLGIDVTRSAFKRPFQLREFIQQSWFIVSVTVLPTALVSIPFGAVIALQLGSLTRQIGAQSFTGAASVLAIIQQASPIVTALLIAGAGGSAICADIGSRKIREEIDAMEVLGVSPIQRLVVPRVLAAMLVSVLLNGMVSVVGVMGGYFFNVVLQDGTPGAYLASFSALAQLPDLWISEFKALIFGFIAGIVAAYRGLNPAGGPKGVGDAVNQAVVITFLLLFFVNFVLTTIYLTVVPAKGS from the coding sequence GTGAGCGCCCCCGTCTCCTTCCCCGGCGCCGGGGCCCTGCGCGAGACCGGCAAGCTGTTCTCGCTCGGCATCGACGTCACGCGCAGCGCGTTCAAGCGGCCGTTCCAGCTGCGCGAGTTCATCCAGCAGAGCTGGTTCATCGTCAGCGTCACGGTCCTGCCCACGGCGCTGGTGTCGATCCCGTTCGGCGCCGTCATCGCGCTCCAGCTCGGCTCGCTGACCAGGCAGATCGGCGCGCAGTCGTTCACCGGCGCGGCGAGCGTGCTGGCGATCATCCAGCAGGCCAGCCCCATCGTGACGGCGCTGCTGATCGCGGGCGCGGGCGGCAGCGCGATCTGCGCGGACATCGGGTCGCGCAAGATCCGCGAGGAGATCGACGCGATGGAGGTGCTCGGCGTCTCGCCGATCCAGCGCCTCGTCGTGCCGCGCGTGCTGGCCGCCATGCTGGTCAGCGTCCTGCTCAACGGCATGGTCAGCGTCGTCGGCGTGATGGGCGGCTACTTCTTCAACGTGGTCCTCCAGGACGGCACGCCCGGCGCGTACCTGGCGAGCTTCTCCGCGCTGGCCCAGCTGCCCGACCTGTGGATCAGCGAGTTCAAGGCGCTGATCTTCGGGTTCATCGCGGGCATCGTCGCCGCCTACCGCGGCCTCAACCCGGCCGGTGGCCCGAAGGGCGTGGGCGACGCGGTGAACCAGGCCGTGGTCATCACGTTCCTGCTGCTGTTCTTCGTGAACTTCGTGCTCACCACGATCTACCTGACGGTCGTCCCGGCGAAGGGGAGCTGA
- the rplL gene encoding 50S ribosomal protein L7/L12, which produces MAKLSNDELLDVFKEMTLLELSAFVKQFEETFEVTAAAPVAVAGPAGPGAAAAEVEEQDEFDVVLESAGDKKIQVIKVVREVVSGLGLKEAKELVESAPKAILEKIAKDAAEAAKEKLEAAGAKVTVK; this is translated from the coding sequence ATGGCGAAGCTCAGCAACGACGAGCTGCTCGACGTCTTCAAGGAGATGACCCTCCTGGAGCTGTCCGCGTTCGTGAAGCAGTTCGAGGAGACCTTCGAGGTCACCGCCGCTGCCCCCGTCGCCGTCGCGGGCCCCGCGGGCCCCGGTGCCGCGGCCGCCGAGGTCGAGGAGCAGGACGAGTTCGACGTCGTCCTCGAGTCGGCTGGCGACAAGAAGATCCAGGTCATCAAGGTCGTCCGCGAGGTCGTCTCCGGTCTGGGTCTGAAGGAGGCCAAGGAGCTCGTCGAGTCCGCCCCGAAGGCCATCCTCGAGAAGATCGCCAAGGACGCCGCTGAGGCCGCCAAGGAGAAGCTCGAGGCTGCCGGCGCCAAGGTCACCGTCAAGTGA
- a CDS encoding MCE family protein produces the protein MADSKSGRDLGRVVAMACVLALVASAALWWIFSGANSRKVTAVFAAAVGLYQGSDVRVLGVKVGRIEEVVPEGQVVRVVMSLDRDVEVPAEAQAVVIAPSVVSDRYVQFAPAYTGGPTLGENALIPRERTATPVELDELYASLDKLTTALGPDGANEDGALSDLLTGAAKNLDGNGQALNDTIKQLGDATRTLSGSKEDLFATVDNLSKFTAMLSANDSQVRDFDKQLAEVAGFLADERENLGAALTELANALGQVQGFIKDNRAVLQSNVDKLASITEVLVRQRAALAETIDVAPLALGNLQNTYNAASGTLDTRADINELNQPPIVLVCKLIQQVEPGTVPLALSQACAQLEPVLTGALPLPTPAEALGSLAQGKLPLPLPLGGVPR, from the coding sequence ATGGCGGACTCGAAGTCGGGCCGCGACCTCGGCCGGGTGGTGGCGATGGCGTGCGTGCTGGCGCTGGTCGCGTCGGCGGCGCTGTGGTGGATCTTCTCCGGTGCGAACAGCCGCAAGGTGACCGCCGTGTTCGCCGCCGCGGTGGGCCTCTACCAGGGCTCGGACGTGCGGGTGCTGGGCGTGAAGGTCGGCAGGATCGAGGAGGTCGTGCCGGAGGGGCAGGTGGTCCGGGTCGTGATGTCGCTCGACCGGGACGTGGAGGTGCCCGCCGAGGCGCAGGCCGTCGTCATCGCGCCGAGCGTGGTCAGCGACCGGTACGTGCAGTTCGCGCCCGCCTACACCGGTGGTCCCACCCTCGGCGAGAACGCGCTGATCCCGCGCGAGCGCACCGCGACCCCGGTGGAACTCGACGAGCTGTACGCGAGCCTGGACAAGCTGACCACCGCGCTCGGGCCCGACGGCGCGAACGAGGACGGCGCGCTGTCGGACCTGCTGACCGGTGCCGCGAAGAACCTCGACGGCAACGGCCAGGCCCTCAACGACACGATCAAGCAGCTCGGCGACGCGACCCGCACGCTGTCCGGGTCCAAGGAGGACCTGTTCGCCACGGTCGACAACCTGTCGAAGTTCACCGCCATGCTGTCCGCCAACGACAGCCAGGTGCGCGACTTCGACAAGCAGCTCGCCGAGGTCGCCGGGTTCCTCGCCGACGAGCGGGAGAACCTCGGCGCAGCCCTCACCGAGTTGGCCAACGCGCTCGGCCAGGTGCAGGGCTTCATCAAGGACAACCGCGCCGTGCTCCAGTCCAACGTGGACAAGCTGGCGAGCATCACCGAGGTGCTGGTGAGGCAGCGCGCCGCGCTGGCCGAGACGATCGACGTCGCGCCGCTCGCGCTGGGCAACCTGCAGAACACCTACAACGCCGCGTCGGGGACCCTGGACACCAGGGCCGACATCAACGAGCTGAACCAGCCGCCGATCGTGCTGGTGTGCAAGCTGATCCAGCAGGTCGAGCCGGGCACCGTGCCGCTGGCGCTGTCGCAGGCGTGCGCGCAGCTCGAACCGGTGCTCACCGGCGCGCTGCCGCTGCCCACGCCCGCCGAGGCGCTCGGCTCGCTGGCCCAGGGCAAGCTGCCGCTCCCGTTGCCGCTGGGGGGTGTTCCGCGATGA
- a CDS encoding MCE family protein → MSAARTRIAAAVLASAALLAGCGSGGFDGVYTMPLPGGADLGDRPYRVKVRFKDVLDLVPQAGVKVDDVAVGKVEGIDLAPDGWTAEVTVAVNGDVVLPANSVAKLRQSALLGEKYVELAKPASGTDQGRLADGNVIPVDRTNRNPEVEEVFGALSLLLNGGGVAQLQNISRELNTALEGNEPEIRSLLTNVNTLVTELDGHKAEITRALDGVNRLGGTLNAQQGQIAGVLDDLEPGLKVLSDQRTQLVTLLQSLDELSGVAVDTVDKSKADLVADLKALSPTLQKLAEAGTNLPNAFQLLLTYPFPDAAVDGIKGDYTNLYADIDLDLGDIVDNLGSSRQGLLPGIPGLDGNPLPSLPLPLPNLPIPGVGTGTGLGDLLGGLLGGGRR, encoded by the coding sequence ATGAGCGCCGCGCGCACCCGGATCGCCGCCGCCGTGCTGGCTTCCGCCGCGCTGCTCGCGGGCTGCGGCTCCGGCGGGTTCGACGGCGTCTACACGATGCCGCTGCCCGGCGGCGCCGACCTCGGCGACCGGCCCTACCGGGTGAAGGTGCGGTTCAAGGACGTCCTCGACCTCGTGCCGCAGGCCGGTGTGAAGGTCGACGACGTGGCGGTCGGCAAGGTGGAGGGGATCGACCTCGCCCCGGACGGGTGGACGGCCGAGGTGACCGTGGCCGTCAACGGCGACGTCGTGCTGCCCGCCAACTCCGTCGCGAAGCTCCGCCAGTCCGCGCTGCTGGGCGAGAAGTACGTCGAACTCGCCAAGCCCGCCTCCGGCACCGACCAGGGCAGGCTCGCAGACGGGAACGTGATCCCGGTCGACCGCACCAACCGCAACCCCGAGGTCGAAGAGGTCTTCGGGGCGCTGTCGCTGCTGCTCAACGGCGGCGGCGTGGCCCAGCTGCAGAACATCTCCAGGGAGCTCAACACCGCCCTGGAGGGCAACGAGCCGGAGATCCGCTCGCTGCTGACCAACGTGAACACGCTGGTGACCGAGCTGGACGGGCACAAGGCCGAGATCACCAGGGCGCTGGACGGCGTGAACCGGCTCGGCGGCACGCTGAACGCGCAGCAGGGCCAGATCGCCGGGGTGCTCGACGACCTGGAACCCGGCCTGAAGGTGCTCAGCGACCAGCGCACCCAGCTGGTGACGCTGCTCCAGTCGCTCGACGAGCTGTCCGGCGTCGCCGTCGACACCGTGGACAAGAGCAAGGCCGACCTGGTCGCGGACCTGAAGGCGCTGTCCCCGACGCTGCAGAAGCTCGCCGAGGCGGGCACCAACCTGCCGAACGCCTTCCAGCTGCTGCTCACCTACCCGTTCCCGGACGCGGCCGTCGACGGCATCAAGGGCGACTACACGAACCTCTACGCGGACATCGACCTGGACCTGGGCGACATCGTCGACAACCTCGGGTCGTCGCGGCAGGGTCTGCTGCCGGGCATCCCCGGTCTGGACGGCAACCCGCTGCCGTCGCTGCCCCTGCCGCTGCCGAACCTCCCGATCCCCGGTGTGGGCACCGGGACCGGGCTCGGCGACCTGCTCGGTGGACTGCTGGGAGGTGGTCGCCGGTGA
- a CDS encoding MCE family protein: MKQERNPVAVGAISLTLIALLLLAAFYSDDLPIIGSGTTYSAEFSEAAGLVSGNEVRVAGVKVGKVTKVKLDGDRVRVSFKVKDAWVGDRTTATIRIKTLLGQKYVALDPQGSLPLDPGKPIPKDRTLAPYDVNEAFNGLATTVGQIDTKQLADSFEVLSQTFEGTSDSVRGALDGLSALSKTISSRDDQLAELLGNTKDISRTLADRNEQFEKLLSDGNLLLGELRKRKDAISLLLKGTRDLSTELTGLVADNDAQLRPALEQLERVTTMLQRNQDSLEKGIALMAPFYRVFANTLGSGRWFDVYICGLLPPSVNLGVIGFDDEGCLPPGVQR; encoded by the coding sequence ATGAAACAGGAACGGAACCCCGTCGCCGTCGGCGCCATCAGCCTCACGCTGATCGCGTTGCTGCTGCTGGCCGCGTTCTACTCCGACGACCTGCCGATCATCGGCAGCGGCACCACGTACTCCGCCGAGTTCAGCGAGGCAGCGGGGCTGGTGTCGGGCAACGAGGTGCGCGTCGCCGGGGTGAAGGTCGGCAAGGTGACCAAGGTGAAGTTGGACGGTGACCGGGTGCGGGTGTCGTTCAAGGTCAAGGACGCCTGGGTCGGCGACCGCACGACCGCGACGATCCGGATCAAGACGCTGCTGGGCCAGAAGTACGTGGCGCTGGACCCGCAGGGGTCGCTGCCGCTGGATCCGGGCAAGCCGATCCCGAAGGACCGGACGCTGGCGCCCTACGACGTGAACGAGGCCTTCAACGGCCTCGCGACCACGGTCGGGCAGATCGACACCAAGCAGCTCGCGGACAGCTTCGAGGTGCTGTCCCAGACGTTCGAGGGCACCTCCGACAGCGTGCGCGGCGCGCTGGACGGGTTGTCCGCGCTCTCGAAGACGATCTCCTCCCGCGACGATCAGCTGGCCGAGCTGCTGGGGAACACCAAGGACATCAGCCGGACCCTGGCCGACCGCAACGAGCAGTTCGAGAAGCTCCTGTCCGACGGCAACCTGCTGCTGGGCGAGCTGCGCAAGCGCAAGGACGCGATCTCGTTGCTGCTCAAGGGAACCCGCGACCTGTCCACCGAGCTGACCGGGCTCGTCGCGGACAACGACGCGCAGCTGCGGCCCGCGCTGGAGCAGCTGGAGCGCGTCACCACCATGTTGCAGCGCAACCAGGACAGCCTGGAGAAGGGTATCGCGCTGATGGCGCCGTTCTACCGGGTCTTCGCGAACACGCTGGGCAGCGGCCGCTGGTTCGACGTGTACATCTGCGGCCTGCTACCGCCCTCGGTGAACCTCGGCGTGATCGGGTTCGACGACGAGGGCTGCCTGCCGCCCGGAGTGCAGAGGTGA